The Coccidioides posadasii str. Silveira chromosome 2, complete sequence genomic interval TATCTGATGTAAATTCGAATCCAAAGTGCCCCTGAACGTCACCACCTATTTCGGCTCGGAGAAAGGAGCGTATTCACTGGCTGGCGCCTCGATCGAGCGACGTCAAATTTCCCTGCTGGGCGTCGTGGCGGCCTGAATTCTGAGAGCTGCTGATCGCTCTTAGAACAAGTGGCACGGTATCTAGTTAGCAGTTacttaactaactagtttATCGGGACCGCTGAAGGAGACCGACGAATATTGTCTACAACAAAACATagaaaccaaaaaaaaaaaaaaaaaaagaagaagataaaaggAAAAATGGAGAAAGGCGGATAAGCCAAGGGTAAGACGAGCATTTAATTCCCACCACGGGTGCAAGGGAAGTGGAAAGCAGCACGCAGAGAGCTTGGGAACCATGGCTCCCTCCACCTCCCGGCTGGCAGTTCTTGTGGACGGATGTATATGTATGTAGATACATACAATTCGTTTGCTACCTCTAACTATATGCATAGAAAATTGGCTAAGTAGTTTGGTGGACTTGTCGTGGAAACACCATATTCAAGTGTTGTGCTCGTTTGCAGATGAGGACTCTTAAATGGAGTCGGGCTGTTTGCCTGGGTAGATGTCCATGGAGCTTGAGAGGACGACGCAAGCAATATTGACTTCGAGAGGGGTAATAGCTTGGAGATGGCAAAGGAGAAGGAAAAGCTGGCGTGAAAGAAGTGAAACAGCATGGCTGAGAAATTTAAACAGTTAGAGACTGAACTGATAATCTATACGCTGATTACGAGATTAGGGCATTGCCGCAAACACTCGAACGTATGTACACAAGGGGAAGATTTGAGACAAGGAAATGTAAAAAACCCCGAAACACACCGAGAAAGGGTATATTCGAACAGACAGGTACTCCATCTCGCGTCAAACAACAATGTACTCCTGAGTCATTTTCTCCGAATCAATAATCCGTCTCCACTTGAAGCCTTCTCCACCAACAAGTTCTCGGATCGCACACGGTGGGCCCATTGGACCCGCAGAACTCCCCGGATGCTCCGCCTTTGTAGCTGTCCGCAAGTCGGAGGGGCTGTTAGTGACGTCTGGGAATGGTTCGGAAGAACCTTGTTTAGAGTCGCTCGCCCAGATCTTCTCGAGGAGTTGCAAACAAGAGAGATTATTCACAAACCCTGAATCCTTCTGTATATCACAACACCTCTGACGAATGATCTGCCTATCCGCTTCGAAAACGCATTCTGCCCCTGTAATGAATAGAGGCCAGAGGAGAAATACGTCCGACTGAACAGCGGTGATATAATGCAAAGCGCCATACACTAAGTTCTGAATTCGTGCGTGAGTAGAAGGGATATTTGGATTCGCAAGACGCTCGAGATACAAAAGACCTGCATATCGGAAAGATTCAGATATATTGGAAACATCGGGGAGATTTGCCTGGGGTACATGGGCGAGAGTTGACGTCGCAGGAGGTGTAGCGGAAGTAAAGCCGGAAGAGGATGGGAAATGAGCAGAAGAAGTAGGTGTGTGCGCAGGTGTAGTAGGGCTTGGTGCCGTTGTAGACGCGGGATCCATCCGCCACGACTCCAACCTTTGCCGCATTGCACGCCATTCTTGCCAGAATTCAGTACGTGGATCAGAAACTTGATACGCATTGAACGGCATGTCGCTGGGGAAAGGAACAAACCCTTCACGCGAATAAATAGGGGATGAGAAAGTGGGATAGTGAAGCATAGAGGGAGGAGGAATAACTGTTGCAACCGGTTTCTCCACAAATTCGTTCGGCTCAACTGGTTTCATTTGACTGAGTTGGTTCAGCCGACTGAGCTGGGCAACCATCCGAAATAATCGCGACTCGCAGCCCGCTAGGTTTTCCAGCGCCCATTCATCGCCTGTTTGGGTTACAAGGTCAAGAAACTCGGCACTCAGCTGGCTGTCCCGATCATTGACGGCGGCGGTCATCGTGTCAAACCAAGTGAACATTCTCATGAACCACTTTGTTGCCTCGAAGTTGGAATTTCTGCTATTTTTGCGAAGAGCAAAGAGCTTTCTCACACCCGCAAATTGGCTTTTGAAAGATGCAAATCCGGTGTCGCACATGTGAAATATGCTGAGTACCAGCAACGTCGCCAGCAAGGCATCGGAACGTCTGGCGATAGGGTCAGCCAACTGAGCATTCACTGAATTGATCACAATTGCCTTATGGAGCGTTTCCTCTTTCATCTGTTCATCTGGGCTAAGAAGCCCAAAGCCTTCGGTCATCGACCTGTCTGTCAATCGACAGTGTGCCTGGCATGACCTGCGAGAAGGCAAGGTTTTGCCTGTGGACAGTCCCCagtttttccttctctgccTTAAATTACTGAGCGACAGAGTAGCAATCGCATGCTGTAAGGTGTCGCTAGTTTTAGCTAATTCTATCATGTATAGCCGGAACGGGCTTGTTGGGGTATCGAATGCCACGATCACAGGAGCGATCACTTCCATGTAATAGCCGATGAGATACCGCATTCGTGGGGTCTGACCAACCATTTGGTTCCAGAATGGCTGATGGATAAGATAGCTTTGCGAGGACACCGATTCATAGTTATCACCGGGGTTGACGTGTGTGCTTCCGGTGGGGATGAGGAGGTTGGGCTGATTTCATCTTCAGCTGGCCGTGAGTAGTTGCAAACTACACGTTTTCTCGAAATATTTGCATGCAAGGGCACAGGCTGGTCAGACACAGGCGGAGATGGAGGTGACACATGCGGATGCGAAGTCGCCAGGTGCGTCCAGGCAGTCGGATGGAACTGGTCATTGTCAAAAGATGCGATAGATGTAGTCCCCGGCCCAGTGTTGGAATACACAGATTGGCTGGGAGTATATTCTGTATGGTTCTCAGAAGGGGTATATGAAGACTGTTGAAAAGAAGCTATATTAACAGGTGATTGGCTCGTATGCGATGTGATGGGGACGTCTGGCGCCGCGACCGTCGATACCCAGCTCGCTGGACTTGAAAGCGAACTTGTTGGAGTCAATGGAACGGACGAGGATATGAATCCGCTGAACTCATCTCGAGCCTGTGCAAGGCCTGTCACGTCATTTCTATCTTTCGCGTGCGGAACACTTCTCGGTGTTTGTTTCCTTGTTGCAGTTTGGGACACGGGTACGGTAACTTTCTGAGAGCCGGATATCGGCAACGACAAACCCCTAAGCTTCCCACGACTCGCAACACCTACACCCCATGTCAACGTTGTCTTGTATCCCGAACACCGCCTCCCCAGATCCAAACACTGAGTGCAATATGGTCGTCGTCGGTCACAGCTGACTTGGCGGTCCGCACAGGTAAAACAATCATCAGCAGCACCGCTCCCTACAGCTCGTCTACGTCGTTTCCGGGGTGCGGGAGCCAATCCGTCACCTTGCTTTGCTGACCTTCGGCTCTTTAGGGCTGGAGGAGGAGCTGCAGTGGCGGTCGAGCCTCCTGGGGACATGACTGGTCACGGTAACGCCGAACTCTCTGAATTAAATAGGTAACGTCGGGGAATATTCCTGCCCGCCTCGCAGGTGGATCGGGCCAAAGAAGGGACGGAGGACTTCGAGGTCGTATTCAGTGGGCAGTAACGAGCAATGCCATTGTCTCCATGCTGGCAGGAGTGAATTCCTAATGTATTCATATAGCTAATATTCGGCCGGGGtagaaaaagggggggaggaaaaaaaaaaaagaaaaagaaatgaaatgaaaagagGCCCTCCTCCAAGTTGAAAGCGATGGAGAAAAGCgaagggggagagagagatatTTGGCGTCGTTGAGATTTAGTTTAGTGCCGATCTGCAGAGTTTCAAGTCGACGGTTCTCGAAGGCGGCAGAGAAACGGTTTAGAGCCCAACACGaggttaactagttaacagCTCATCGTCAGCAGCGAATTCCTGTGCCCTCACAGCCTTGTTGATACTAAGGCTTGGGCCTCATCTTATTGTCTCCTCTGGGCACCTGAGGAATTATGTAACTTGTGCACGGAGGATGTCGGGGACGTGGCTGGCGGGAAACCGAACCATGTTTGGGAGAATCGCATGGCACTGGATCCAAAAGAGCCCGCCTTTAGAAGGATTTCGACCAAATCCAGAGTGAGCTGCGCCCGATAGCAGAGGATTGCGCTGTCATCCCGGTCGGCAGCTCGATAATAGCGAGTGACGAGAccacaaaagaaaagaaaaaagagggaTGAGGTCGACCACGTATCCGTAACATCACCCCATTCCACTGACGCTAAGCCAGCGTGTTGATGGTTTTTAGCGCCCCTCTATCCAATTGTACTTGGGAAGACGGCGATCAGCGGCCCACAAAATCAAACACGCCATTTTGCCTTAGTCAGTAGCGACACGTGGGCCTAGCGTGGTCCGCGTTCCTTCCCCTTTCCGTGTTTCGCCAAGGATTCTAGAATAGGTTAATTAAAAGGAAGGGGCAACCCACTCAAATGCAAAGGGGAATATTCTGATTGGACAGCCGGTTGGATATTCCCGAGCATTGTAGGCTCCTGATTGGACAATATCGACAATCTGGTCCTGATTATCACGTGATGTAGTCCACGGATAAACGTGCTGCCGTTCCTAATTGGCTGGCTGGCCCCACTCGATTTCTTGGCGCCATTCCCCCCCCCCGCTTTCGCTTTTCCGTCGTGTTCGTTCCTTTTTGCGGCCGCCCGCGTCGAGCCTTCACCGATCGCTGCCAATATTCCCTTCTTTCTGCCAAAGCGCAACAGGCCTCACGCGTCCACAAGCATTGCATTTATAATCAAGGAGTGCCAATAGCTCTTGGCCTTTGGTCTGTTTTGCACTTCGTGTTTAAGGAACGGTGAGAGATCCCGCCTTGATTCGGTCCAAATGGCAGTTCCATCCTTGCGTTTGGAAAGTCGATTGGCCCTCGAGTATGTATGGACTAACGCGGCCTGCGTCGTGGAACTCCTGTGGAATGTTCTCCCGGATGGCCCGGAATACCGCAGCTCCCCTTAACCGGTAAGCCGCAGAGAGCCGTCCAGTGTCGGCGACGGGACGCCGATGATGGCTACATGCCCAGGACTCCCTCATACACAAACACAAAGTGTACCGGGGCGCTTCCAAGGTTTGTTAAACGAAGGACTCCCGCAGCCCAGATTGATAAAGTTGCGTCCGTCGGTTGGCGAAAAGCTGGCGGCTCGTTCGGGTACTGACGCAGAAATAAGCTATTCCTTGAAAAAGCCCTTGAAAAGCTGCGCAGGGACCTGGGTTGATGGCTCCAGGCGGGATCTTCGCTTGTCTATGACGCCAGCTCCAAGGCTCTTATTTCTACTCGTCTCGCGCCGAACGGGGCAAAGATCTGTCAATTCATACTAAATGGGGCCTGGAAACGTGGTTGCCCACGCACTTGGACACCACAAGCTTGGTGCGCCGCGCCATCTCGCGGCCTCGTCGTCGGCGGCCGCCCCCAAGCCATACTTCCGCCTTTCTTTGCGGGGACCTTGCTTGCGCAAAAACCTGTCTTTGTCTATCGCCTTCTTGGGATAGACGGAGGCCCAAGCGCCGCAGTAATGTAttttaatatatttattttattctgAATCATGCATGTATAATCGAGTATTAGTTACTTATATCCTCTGTACATAGGTACAGAGTAGTGAGCAGGGAATCTGGATGTGTGCTTGTTCCGAGTTAGTGCAAGAGGATCACCGCTCTGTTCTCACCCCTTCCTTTCCATGTCCTCACCCATCCTCACTAGCATACATGGATGCGATACAGACTTTTGCAAAACCATGCAGGAATGTTTACACTGGGTAATTGTGTGGAGTGGTCAATGCTGCCCGAGGAAGTCCACACATTCGCGCAATGAGGAAGTGCTTGGACGACCATCACGTTGCATATCTTCTAATCATGAATTGGCATCAACTTACATAGATGGTAGCCGTCAAGCATTGGATCCTGCGGGGCATTGATTAAAAGATCTCTTGATCAAAACTAGATTCAATCATCAAGGGGAGTAGGCCTTTGCAAGCGATATAAATTCCTCATCTTTGGTCTTGCCGgcaagcaaaaaaaattagcaataaaaataaaataacaataaaaatggaaaataaaaaaataaaaaaaaggggaataaaaagaaaaagagaagaatttCCATCCCACATCATATGGAAGGAAATTATCAAGCCCAGGCTCAGTTACAGGCCTCTGCACACCTCCACAATCTCCTTGGCTACTTTTTGATCAGCTTTATGTTAAAGTGCTCTATTAGTTTAAGTAACTAAACAATTAACCACCAGGGTAGTAACTGGAGTCCATGTTTGACTGCGGAATTGAAGAGTTTTCAAAAATCGCATCTTCATCATTGACGACAGCTGGTCTGACATTTTGCATGAATTCATATGAAAACAGATCTCCCGCCCTATACTTGGCGCCTAAAAACACGAATTATTCAATAATTAAGAATTACAATTGTTTTGACCCATCAAAGACATtcattctctctctctctatctctctctatatatatatacctGTTTGGTATCTCCTCATATCTCCAGACCGCCATCCGGAGCAAGTCCCTCTTCAGTTTCCGGTGAAAGGTCTCCCAGCCCAGCACGATGTCTCTATCGTCATGAGACTCGACTTCGAGAAAGTCACTTAATTGGAGCGCGAGTAGGGGTGGCGTGGGTGCAATCAATGCTATAATTAACATAAGGTCAGAATGATGGAGAACGATAGCGATAACACTGAAAACCTACAACCCTGAATCAACGATTCTTCACCCCCCCCCTAGTTTGCGCATTGCGCTTCCATACTTCAAGGAACATGTGTATTATCCCGACCCATTGGGTGTCACCCAGCTTAAGAGGACCAAGTTGACTCTCAAAGTGGAATGCGCCTTCTAGATCCCGGTCCCCTTGTTGGAAGGGCAAAAGATTCTAGCACCGCAGCTGGAGGATTCTCAATGGGACAGTGGTATTCGGAACCGTCTGTAAGTTCCACAAGGAGTACTCTTTGTACATCCTGTCTTCCCTCAAGCCAGAGCTTCGCACTCTTGACAAGATGGTCATATGTTCCAGCCAAAACAACCTCAAGGATGAGCATCCTCTTGCCCGATATAAGGGCTAGATCAGGAATTTTGTATTAGGCAGGATGACCACCCCTATGCAGTCGAAATCGCCCATTGGTCCGTATCGTGGTCTCTAAGCCGGTATGACAAATGCCATCATTCAATCAATTGTAGAATGTCTCAACTACAAGTCTGTGAAGTGAAGATACCATCCTCCACACTCAACTGCGACGTAGATGGGTCATAAAGAAACTTCGGGAAGCTAAGCATCTTATCTGTTATTAAGCAAAATCTAACAAGTGTGCTGAAGATAGCTTACCTTTCTGCTTCCCCTGGGTCAAGTTCAGCTTCCAGCCTGTACCACTGATGGGGACCTATGCTGATGGACAATATTTCCTCTTCATTGATGCCTGGAGGGAGCGTGTTATTAGGCCTGGATTGCTCAACTAGAGATTTTATATACCCAGAGGGCGAATCAAACTGCCAGCTTTCTAGTTACCCATACTGGCGGAAAGTGGCAGCAAGTTTGTTTGGCTTTGACGTATTGACCACTGCAGAAAAGTCCATCAAGTAAACATGTGTGACTCGCAGCTGGAGATGTTCGACCGTTTATATGTCTCTAAATGATGAACAAGACATATGAGAAAATTCCCCTAGTAATGTTGGTCTATCCCAGCCAATCTTCAAGTTGTTGGGGACAAAGGAGAGTTGATGCTTCCACAAAGAATATGCCTCCAGTTTTATCAGTAGCAGAGAGAAGGCATAGTTGAGAACCTGACAAGGATCGAAGATCTCTTGGACGGTTGGTCTCAACCGAGTCCCCTTTGCTGGATTAGCTTTAGCAATAAAGAGATTAGTTAACAGACAAAGATGCAGATGCAAAATGAAAACAAAAGTAGAGACATTTTCTGCAGAAGATTATCCCACAGAAGAAGTATTTCATAATAGATTCATCGTGTCCAATCTGCGTATGCGCAGAGATTGTTACCCACGTAACACTTTCTATCACGAACGTGGACAAGCTCTTAGATTGTAATAGGTGActctcttattttctttgacAATCATTTGTAGGTACAGTGTCCCAATGTCGCGGACCTTTAGTTCAGCAGGAGGTTTCGGGCATGGAAAGACCTGAGATGTTCCGGTGTCTATCGATGATGCGGATGCAGTGGTGCCTGTACTCGGACTAGTGTCCCAGGGCTGCATCCTAAGGGTAGGATAGTTCCCAATGATCCGGGCAACTTGGGGGACGTGTGGCAAGATATCCAAAAGTATAAGTAGAAAAAATTATTCAGTCAACAATAAGGCTGCCCGACCAGAATGGGATTGGGATCTCTCAATCCTAATTGGGACGCGGGTTGGATTCTTCTCAACCACAGGATTGGGTAACAGCTAACTATACGAAATAGAATGAAAATGGAATCACAGCATGAGTTCAGAGTTGTTGGGAACTTCTGTTCTGTTCTTGTTCCAAACAGTCGGTCTAACTAGTAGTTGGATCTTGGATGTGAATCAAAATTTTGTGATACAGTAATCAAAAGTAAGGATCATGCAATTACCAGCCGATTACAAAATTTGGCGGGTTGGATGCTACAGGCTGCCGTAGTAGCTCCATGACTCGTGACAACCTTAAGAGTTGCGGAAAAATCCAGGTTCCTGGGCTATCCTGggtatgtactgtacatgcCAACCATCCATGACGGCGGGCCTCCTTCGTCCACCTTGGATGTACTCCTTGAACCTGGGATGCAGCCCTCCTGGGTTGCGGGTGTCCAGTTCCGCCTGGTCCGGGCCCGAGCTGAGAACACCAGCCTGTTTTGGTGGAAATTTGAGGACTACTTTCGTTGATGGCCGGAGGGTGAGTGGTGTCCAGCGCTCACTTCATACTGACAATCAGCCCCGCTCGAAGGTTATCAAGCCCTATCCCAGTCCCTCGTCCTCAGCTCGTCGATCACTTGTAATATCTTCAAACGCCATGGTATACCTCGTCCGAATCTCCCACCTGAGATCTCCTCGTAGACCGCGTTTCCAGAACACGGCTGAGAGACTTTGAGATCGACTTCCTTTTTCCCGCCCTTCCCCTCCTCAAGAGCTAGTAAGTTTATCTTTACTTGATTCGAACCCCGACATTCTGGCGTCATCTCCATACATTCCATGCATGGACTTATTCCATCTTGGACAAGCATCCACGGAGTATGTTGGCCGATTCGGCCCGAGTTGCGAGTCGCGAGGTTGCTTCCAAGTGTATCTGTCTTGCCTTCCCGGCCTATAGCTGCTAGCTTGACCTGAATGTATTTTTTGACAGCCAGCTTACTGCCAGACAATGAGAATTACGTGCGCAGGTGCATGGTATATGCAGGTTGAAATAAAAAATTTGAATTATTGCTCAGCTACCATGTGGCGGAGGCACATGAGAAGGGCCCCTCCCCCAAGCTCCGGCAAACATCAAAAAGGCTCATCCACTATTTGGCTTCCAAAACAGCTCCATTATATGTATTACATACACACAGAAGACATTATCAACTCCGTCAAAAGTCTGCCAAATTAAACGCAAAAATGTCAAAATGAATGACAATGGTCAGCAGAAACACAAGGTGTGAGAACACAGGAATCTATTTGTAGATCAGGCATGTAGAGAATGGCCAAAGGGTCGGGCGGTATGGGAATGTAGCAGTAGCAGGAACGGCATAACGATCAGCAGGAACAAATAGTTAAGCAACCTAGAGAAGTCTATGCGCTTGTCGTGAACTAGTCAAGGGAGGACACAGGTCAGAAGAAGCACGATGACCAGAATGTTATCAAACATCTATGTACTGATTAAGCCCAGGCAAATATACAGCGCCGACGTTATCTCATCTCCAACTGATCCATAAATACACCCCACAATTAAGGCGCCGATAAAAAGGGACAATATTAAAAATTAAAAGAGCTATCCGAAAGGCTTTACCTCGACACAGGCGCCTCCGACGAAACAGTCATGTCGTCAGCCATTATGCCCACCTCGTCGGGTTGGTCTGACATCGTGCTCGCATAGAGTTTGCTGAAGTCTGAATCAGCAGACAAGAGGGTGTAAGGGTCGTCGAACTCTTTGAGCACACCGCCATCAAGGAGGGCCACTTTGTCAAAATCTAGAATGGTGTCGAGCTTGTGAGCAACGGCAATGATGGTGTGTCGAGAAAGCTTTTCCCGAATGACGCGTTGCATAATCTCGTCGGTCTTACGGTCGACACTACGCAACAAAGTGGTCAGCTTTTTTCGGACGTACAGGGCACGATAAATTAATGGTCACAACACCACTTACTTGCTGGTAGCTTCATCAAGGATCAAAATCTTGCTAGGTCTCAGCATAG includes:
- a CDS encoding uncharacterized protein (antiSMASH:Cluster_2.1~EggNog:ENOG410PIXC~COG:S~BUSCO:2494at33183), producing MSPGGSTATAAPPPALKSRRSAKQGDGLAPAPRKRRRRAVGSGAADDCFTCADRQVSCDRRRPYCTQCLDLGRRCSGYKTTLTWGVGVASRGKLRGLSLPISGSQKVTVPVSQTATRKQTPRSVPHAKDRNDVTGLAQARDEFSGFISSSVPLTPTSSLSSPASWVSTVAAPDVPITSHTSQSPVNIASFQQSSYTPSENHTEYTPSQSVYSNTGPGTTSIASFDNDQFHPTAWTHLATSHPHVSPPSPPVSDQPVPLHANISRKRPNLLIPTGSTHVNPGDNYESVSSQSYLIHQPFWNQMVGQTPRMRYLIGYYMEVIAPVIVAFDTPTSPFRLYMIELAKTSDTLQHAIATLSLSNLRQRRKNWGLSTGKTLPSRRSCQAHCRLTDRSMTEGFGLLSPDEQMKEETLHKAIVINSVNAQLADPIARRSDALLATLLVLSIFHMCDTGFASFKSQFAGVRKLFALRKNSRNSNFEATKWFMRMFTWFDTMTAAVNDRDSQLSAEFLDLVTQTGDEWALENLAGCESRLFRMVAQLSRLNQLSQMKPVEPNEFVEKPVATVIPPPSMLHYPTFSSPIYSREGFVPFPSDMPFNAYQVSDPRTEFWQEWRAMRQRLESWRMDPASTTAPSPTTPAHTPTSSAHFPSSSGFTSATPPATSTLAHVPQANLPDVSNISESFRYAGLLYLERLANPNIPSTHARIQNLVYGALHYITAVQSDVFLLWPLFITGAECVFEADRQIIRQRCCDIQKDSGFVNNLSCLQLLEKIWASDSKQGSSEPFPDVTNSPSDLRTATKAEHPGSSAGPMGPPCAIRELVGGEGFKWRRIIDSEKMTQEYIVV